The Rosa rugosa chromosome 1, drRosRugo1.1, whole genome shotgun sequence genomic sequence AAATATAAGCATTCAAGATGATTCGGCAATTACCATCACGATCTTCCAAACCATCATAAACTTCGGAAAGTAGGTTGAGGTGTCGAAAGAATTCCTCTGTGAAGTCTTTACGCCTCCGTGCAACTATTGCATTGACGTCGGTTGGGTTATCCTGTATCTCCTTGAGAAGTTCACTATGTCTTTCCATTTCATCATCAATCTGCAATGCTCACTCCTCATCAAACAAAACCAGATCGAAAAGAGCTGTAAACTCAAACTAGCATCTATTTACATGACTCATTACTCACATCTAAAAAATGCagtctttttctctttttttaatcTCATTAACTTGATTATTTTGGAGCTGGAAAACTAGAATGGCCATTCAATCAAGTGCAGTGCTTTTGCAGTTTTTGTTATCTTAGGGGATTCCAATATAACAAAAGGCATAGCTTCCAAATTTGCTCATCTTTCAATTCCCAACATAattgagaaacaaaacaaagaatcaAATAAACATAGAACCAACAGAAAAGACAGAACATTTACATACCTTCTTCACCTTTCTTCCCATAGAAACCAATTTTTCCTTCATAGTTACATCACTCTCCGCATCGGCCCGATTCCTACACCTATTATAAAAGCAATCTCTATATTTATTCCACTCCTCCCTAAACACCAGATACCTCCTCCATTCCTTTACCCTAGGCTTCTCATTCAAGAAAATATCAATTATCTTATCACAAAATTGAGTGATGGTGTACCCTTCAGCAACTTCAACCTCTACTTGCTCCTCCATTTCAACATGAGGACCTGAACATCAATCAACCTCTTAAATTTCCTTTTGACACAAAACCCACAAAAGataaacacatatttactattacACTTGACAATTGCTTATGACAACTCAAAGTTCAACAAGCAAATTACAATTATGAGTCTTTTCCTTAGTTTGTTCTCATGTTTCAACATTTTCTTAAACAACCAGAGTAAGATAAGAAACTGAACACAGAAAGTTCTGAAACAGTTAAAACAAAGATGATAAAACTACTCACTGATAGTGGGGCTTGAGTGGGCAGCATGGGTTTTGGAGCATTGAATTGCTCTCGTGTTTCTTTTGTGGTTGGAAGTGAGAGGGGCAGAGGATATGGGAGGGATAAGGGTAGTTGGGGAAAGGATTTCACTGAATGTTGGGAAGAAGTCAAAGGAGGTTGAAGTGTTGAAGAAGATGGAGTGGTGGGTTGTGGAAATGGAAAGCTCAAGTCCCAACAGATTGTTCATGGCGACAGAGCTGTATTCGGAGAAGcagagaagaagaactgaagaagaggaTGACTAGTCAAGTTCAGTCGTTTGTGTCGAATGTAGATAAACAAGATAGCATAACCAATGCGGCGTCGTTGTGGCCAAGGTTTATGACAATTTCTAAACATTTACATATTTATCTTTAATTCTTTAattctttaaagaaaaaaaaaacaaaaaaagttgaTATTCTCCAAATTTAGTGTTTGTAAACGTTGATTTTTTTCCCCTTCCAGACTTGTAATTTTATCATTGAAGTGTTAATTTGTATTACTTCAATTTACTAAACAATTCCAATTATGTTCATATTATTGCTTGAAAACAGAATTGATCAGGAATATTGTTTAACGTGAAAGTCTCAGAAAAATTGTTGGCTCACTATGTCTATTATATTTCAGATGTATAATAGAGTCGGAGATTATTCACATTAGAAATTACCACCAAAAAAGTAAATAtgaaaaaacaatattaattataaatacttGAGTTatccgatcaaaaaaaaaaaaaaacttaaatccTCATGAAAGGGAGGAAATTTATTGAAGAACCAAATTATTGATCGAGAGTAACAGAAAGAGAGcgagaaaacaaataaaaaaaacctatcACAAAATAGTAGACCCCTAGGAAGATTATCTAACACATGCAATGACACTCATGATGAGAGCCTACGTTTTTGCAGATTCCTCCTTTACACTCTCCAATGCAATACACCCAGcactttccatttttctctgggtTGTCATCTGTGCCAGGCACACAACTTCCAAGCTTGGGATAATTGGCGCAACACCTTGAACCTTGAGCACTTGCTGTCCAAcgacaaaggaaaaaaaaaaaaaaaactattagttCTCCAAATATAACAGTAATAAACACGTGATTATACTCATAGTATTATGCTACTTGAACAAACCCTAACTAACGCCATTAACTTGGGTTACAGACAAGATAAAGAAAATATGATTCAACGCGCGCAAGAACGATTAGTGAAACAAACCTGTGCTCAGCAAGAGCATCAGCACAAGAAAAAAGGTTGCAATTGTAAACCTAGTCATCTTGGCCATCTTATATaagtgaattatatataattcacttGTTTACTTCTTTTGGTTTGTGTTGAAATGATGCCGAGAGAGCGCAGTATATATAGAGATTTGAGAGGTGAATCTTATTAGGAACGTATTAAGACATTAAAGCTTAATTGACTACAAATCCTAAAACAAGCTAGAAACTTGTAACGTAATCCGTGATTGACACTCAAGATTATTATTTCAAATCACAATTAAATTTCAATACGTAAGTTTAGTATTTTGTCATAATCACAAAGATATTTCAGTTATATCCAGTTTACTTGGAGACAAGACAAATCCATTAATGTTATACTCTTCCTGATGCTGTATTCTTAAAAGATTTTCTTCCTTTCTCTAACACAAGACtctaaattattattattattattattattattactactgtataattttctctttttgttggatcatttaaaaaaaaaattcacatccAGACAAATATTTCAGACCTAATTTTCACCAAAATATATGTGAATCTATAGGTTGGTCATGGCCAAAGGGTCTTGTGTTACACATAATTAAGACCATAGGCAGAGACTAAGAACTGAGGTAATGAATTTCACTCCCTCGTGTGAAGTACCACAGTTAGCcaaagggtctttctaaatgtacccagtaaatatctaagtatacccaataaattttttacacccaacaattttccaataatacccatatgtttaattaaacccagcaaagacgAAGAATTACAAACCCAGCAGTCAAATCACCAATACCATAAGCACAAAAACTCAACAACACATTACAGTTGATATAATTACTCGGCTATCTCCTCGCAACTTTCGTATCCTCGTGCCATATGATTTCCTCCAAAATATTCCTtgcagtattgccctcattctCCAATCAAAACTTGAAATGCCCAGCTCGAAAAGCAACATATCAGCATTTGGAATGTAGATATAGGATTGGTCTTCTTCGTTTTAGAACAGAAGAGTTTGTTGGGTTTGTTAATCTTCATCTTGATGAAGTTTTGCTGGGTTTGAAATAAGGGTATTATTGGGAAATTTGCTAGTATAAAAAGTTTGCTGGGTatacttagatatttgctgggtacatttagaaagacccttttaGCCAAAACATCAGCAGAGCCATTTCCTTTCCGGTAAATATATATGAGTTACTCGAAGACTTAACTAACGTAAGCACCAGACGATCTAGTCTGCAACCTGGAGTCTGGAGAGGCAAAATAACGCACAACCATTGCTGAGTCTGCTTCAATCCATAGGTCGGTAGTGCCACTCTTTCAACCTAGCAACATGAACCGCTTCAAGGAGCACGCGCGACTTACGCGTCAAGGGCACTCGGAATTCTTACCCGTGAGGCAAAAACATACACGAATACACCCTCATGATCACGAACTATACCCCCAAAACCTATAGATGAAAACTCGAAACATATGAAAATTTGAATCGCAGCTCTCACTATAAACGATTGAAGTAAATATGAATATTTTCACAACTTGCAGGTCGGTAATTGCACTTATGTTAGTTCCTAGTCAAGCTTTATATGAGTCAAAATCGAGTCGATCATCCaagcaaaaaataaattaataataataaaaaaaagattcAAATACATGCAAGCATGCAAGATGATTCAGCAATTACCATCACGATCCACCAAGCCATATGGATATCCAAGTCGTATAAACTTCCGAAAGTAGGTTCATCAGGTGTCGAAAGAATTCCTCTGTGAAGTCTTTACGGCCCGTGTAAATATaggtcacttttccaatgttgGATCTTTATTCTCCAACATAATAGTTACTTTTGTATCATCACATCTAGGGAAAGACCTTGCAGACGTTGTTATCCACAATTTTTTGAATCAAGGTAATTTGAATATATACCCTTAAAAATTTCCAGACTATTTGTGATATTTAACAGATCGATCAGATCCTaaagttcaaaaaataatacTTCATGCTTAAATGCAATGTCGTAAGTGGAGTTGAATAAATTGTCGAGAAACACTGCTTAGAGGCTTCCCGGTAAGGGCAGGGCTTGGGTCTCCTTCGCTCATGCAAGACGTTACCAACAGGCAACAACCTATCTGCAATCGAGTATATATAATGCATGTTGGGGATGTGCTTGAAAATGTGTTGCTACTGGTGTAAAGTTTCCTGTTGATGAATAAAAATTTATCTG encodes the following:
- the LOC133727509 gene encoding uncharacterized protein At4g37920, whose product is MNNLLGLELSISTTHHSIFFNTSTSFDFFPTFSEILSPTTLIPPISSAPLTSNHKRNTRAIQCSKTHAAHSSPTISPHVEMEEQVEVEVAEGYTITQFCDKIIDIFLNEKPRVKEWRRYLVFREEWNKYRDCFYNRCRNRADAESDVTMKEKLVSMGRKVKKIDDEMERHSELLKEIQDNPTDVNAIVARRRKDFTEEFFRHLNLLSEVYDGLEDRDAMARLGARCLSAVSAYDNTLEYVDTLDTAQAKFDDILNSPSIDVACEKIKSLAKAKELDSSLVLLINSAWASAKESTTMKNEVKEIMYRLYKATKSSLRSIVPKEIKLLKHLLNITDPEERFSALATAFCPGDDNEAKDPKAVYSTPKELHKWIKIMLDAYHLNAEETDLREARQMTQPVVIQRLFILKETIEEEYLEKSTSPESQTEETKSEEF